The DNA window GTGCATCCACTGCAGCACTCCCTTACCGTTATTTGTTGCAGACGTCTTGCTGCTTCCACCTCTCCTAGCTCCTTTTCCTGATGCTTTGGCAGATGGCTTTACAGTTcgtctctctccctcctcaGTAACAGCAATTAGACTGACATGGATCTCCCTCTCTCcatcttctccatctctctttaaGGAGGGTAGGGGCAGTGAGAGAGAGGGGCAGACGATCTCTGCTTCTGCCTCTGCCTCAGCAAGCAGCCTCTGCTCAGGAGTGTGAGAGTGCTGGTGGTTGAGCAGAGAGGAGAGCAGAGGGAAGGAGCGGTCACAGGCCGAGCAGTTGAACTGAGAACGCGACTCGGATAGAGCAAGAGGATGGGCcttaaaaagaaagagacaatGAGAAATGGAGGTTTGGTCCTTAAAATGCTCTATCTATCCACCAGAACAGTTTCTTGGTCTCACCTGAGCCACATGTCTGGTCAGTCCATTGCTGGTtttgaaactcttcccacagtAGACGCATTCTGTTGTAGCTTGTGCAGTGGGCATCTGATTCACAGATGCAGTAAAGGTCTGCAGAAGATCATACTGTGCCTGCCCAGACTCATTTCTAACGGCATCCAGACCAAGTAACTCAGCCGCCTGCCCACTATCTGCAACTGTGGTGGTTTCAACAACCTCTTCAAAGTCTGCCAACAATGGTGTAGCCCCCACCAGTGACACTCCACCTCCATCAACCCCTGTGCTATTTTCTGTAGCAAGCCCTCCACCACCTGCTGGGCCAAGGCTATCTAGATGCAGAGTTTGATGCTCCTCAAGGTGACTCTGTGTTGAAAAGGTCTCATTACAACTGCCACAGCTAAACAGCAAGACACTAGCACCTGTGTCATTCTTGCTCATGTGGATATGCTCTGAGCCTGTGACAGTGGAGGAAGTGGGTGTGAGCGTCAGCTGTGGTAGgatgttctgattggctgtacCTGAGGTAGCAGGCGAGGACGTATTGTGAGACAGGAACACCTGTCCAACCCCTCCCTCCTGTCCACCAACGAGCCCTACCATTTCAGAAATACTCATCCCAACAGTGTTCAAGTCCTCTGTCAACACCACCTCCATCTCTCGAGCTGCTGACCCTGAATCAGCCCCTCCAACCTTCCCAGCACTTCTTCCCTTTCCTTCTATGTGAGAGATGCGATGCAGCGCCAAGTTGGATGAATGTGTGAAGCTGCGCCCACAGTCCCCACAGACATAAGGGCGTTCGCCTGTGTGTATGCGCATGTGCTGACGCAAATTAGTGGACTGACTGAAGGCTTTATTGCAGACGTCACAGACGTAAGGCTTGAAGCCCAGGTGTACATTCTTATGACGACGCAGGCTGCTTGAGTTTTTGAAGGCTTTGGAGCAGCTGTCACATGGGTACGGACATTCACCGGTATGCTGGCGGAGGTGATACTGGTAGTGTGAACTCCATTTGAAGGTCAAAGGGCAGTAGGAGCACTGGAAAGTACGAAGGCCTGTATGCACACTCCGATGTATCTGGATGGATAAACCATTGAGATAGTAGGtgaagagaaaaatattttttgcaaagaaattgctacttttattcagtaagccCACACTGAATGGatcaaaagcaacaacaaagacttttacattattattaatttatttttaataaaccctGTTCCTTTGAgcattctaaatgtttttttaataccatttaCCACtggaattaaataaacattttaaatatgtcaacTTTTTgacaaatagaaaaatatatttcatgtattttattttaatgaatacatttgatAATAGAtcacttcatttcatttgagGTGGAATTCCTATGAAGGGTCTTAAATCTGAATCTGGATCATAAAGATGGGAATGGCTCACCTGCAGAAGAGAAGAGCGTTTGAATGCTTTACCACAGTCATCACACTTATACGGCTTCTCTCCAGAATGAGACCTTAAACAACATGTAAACCAATTTTATCGAGGAACTTGTGGTGAACAGCAAGTAAAAGAACAAAAGCAGTCCCCACAGAATCACAtctttataaattatacaatattcaGTGCTGTGTGATGCTGAATCAAAATCTATGATATGCAGAATCAATTGACCTCTCACCTCTGGTGGTACAGAAGGGCAGATGAGCCCTTAAAGGCCTTAGGGCAAAGGTTACAGCGATATGGCCTCTCATTATTGTGGCTTCTCTGATGATGTGCCAATCTGGATGACCACTTAAAACTCTTGCCACAATCCAAACACTGGAATGGATGCTCTGGGTTTTGAGCTACCGTTGCAGGGGGTGTTGATGATGTCACAATGTCACCTGTGAGCCCAACTGTTCCTGACTGTTTGTCCTCTTCTTCTCCCTTCTCTCCATCCTCTTCTCCATCCTCTACGGAAGGGAGCAGGGAAGGAAAGGGAGAGAGGGCGGAGGGTGTCTGAGAAGGTAAGAGTTCGGTCTGGACCACCAGAGTAGCGACAGTGTTAGCCATCACAACTGGTGTGAAAAAGTTGGGCTGTAGTGAAGGAATCTCAGTCGTTTTGTAGTTTTGCTATAATTATGGCAGCCATGGCGTGTGTTTAGTAGAGATTGGGCAAGTTCTTAGAAGATTTCAGTCAGATAATATTTTCCGATGCAGAATGTCTCCCTTATTCGTCGGTAGAGCtgtaataacacatttaaacatttttttatgattcaggctacaattacaaataaattatcataaaatacaaataaaaatcatttaagatATAACAATGATTCTCAACTGGTGTGGTGAAATTTATTTTCTGGTGCTGGGGAAAGCAAACAATAAGATGCAACTACCATATAATCATGCatataaaggttaaaaaaagataGGTCCTATCTCATAGGTCCTTGGGTCATCCCAGATGTAAGCCtagacgagtttgtttcttcattggatgGGATTAGGAGACACTTTTGAGGATGAGAATtgaaacagctgataaaaacatcataataatccaaatgactccagtccatcaaatAATGTGTTGTGGAGCAACGTttcaattttgtaaaaaaaaccaaaaacaaatacattaaggcattttacatactagtccataatccataaatcCATCCCGTTATCATCTCacataaaaaacaatacttgatctttgcatatttctctcttgattcagacAAGACAACATTTTTACTGCAGAAAGAAATACGATCATATTATAGCCGAAGGCAGAGatatgaagttaaaaacattgtgtgcatttatttgtgaattattgtgatgtttttatcagctatttggaCTTCCAACGGCACCCATTTATTGCTGACGACTGATTTGTGACCAATGATattcatttctccaaatcagttTCAATGAAGACACAAACTATGCAGATCAGTATCATTTTCTCATACTTAAAAACCATGAATACAACTACAGAATGTAGCTCAtggtaatattaatacatttcaacTTCTTTGCACAGACTTTCAAATGTTCTCGTGGAGTGTCTAAATGCTGAAAcattctaaaattaattttcaaatattcaaCTTCCAAGATGTTATGCTAGGAATATGATCTGTGccaaacaaaatattacattagcTAACAGGCTGCCATTGAAATTAGAAAGCTTTCAAACAAGACTGCATGGTATTTTGCAAGAATTCCTTCCACGAATAATTCCGAAGATCCTCAATGTATCTCAATAGTAAACAAACCATTTGAGTGTTGATCCACCTTCCCCTTTAAagatcctcctcctcctgcttcACTCCCCCGCCCTCACCAGTTATCTATCTGTGTGTTCCTGCCTTCTTGTCCCagggaaatggaaaaaaaaacaaaacacaaaatggagATAAACGGCTTCAAGTGGCCAAAACGTACTCACCACTCAATTTCTAAACAAATCGACAGTGAGTCGTTTTATCGCctgtttgttgatttatttgCGCTGTCTCGAGCCGGCCTTCTCGGATCCATCCCAGCCTTGTCTTCGTTCCTCAAGCGTCACAATATTTGTCGGAATAAGTGCATTATTATATGCATGTGTTATCCCCCTGGATAATTGCTGACAAATAGCTGTTTTTCATGTAATGATATAAGGCCGAACTCCGCAGTGATAGTCCACACAACCTTAACAATAATCTAGAGCACAAACTAACCAGCAGTCGCCCGTCTGTGACCGCCTCTCAGTAAAGTCAGCGGCTATTGGTCCGCTCTCGTCCCCTGTTGGCTCGTCTCATTGGTCaagaaaaaatactgaaacgaactttttattaaattatgtatagACTGCCGGTGGTTTTGTTTAACACCCACGCGGAATAAACTAATTAGCTTATTATGCGAATATCTCTTCTTAGATAAGTCACAattaggctttatagacaaaaAATTATCTTTTAAGTACCAGTATGGCTCTGCGCAAGTGCTTGTGGGTAATGCAGTTTAACACATACATCATCGCGTTCTCAGTACGCTTACTGTATCTCCAAAATGCCTTTAACTTTATCTAGTTTTCATAAACagactttattttagttattatagttatcataattaaagtttttataaagtataatataaagttattataatttttatccacacaactattttatttggaataataaaaatattagatatatatttttcaataaatttgttttacaaTTTAGCAAGTCAACTTTTAGATGATCGTGGTGTCCTTTTTACTTATAGACAATTTATGCAAAAACTTTCTTTCGTCCCGACAAAAGAATATGCCATTGGTTATGCTGCAATTCCTGATTGTATTATACCTTTAGTGAATTTGTTGATCAAAATCGTTTTAATAGCAAgtcaaataaagacattttttgcattattaacaGATCTCAGATTTCTTTACCTGCTTGTGTGGCTTTATGGAATAATATATTTAGTGATAAAGACTGGGAAGAGTTTTGGCTCCTTCGACCAAAATCTAATAAAGTTATAGAAGTCTTTATAAAAATTGTCCATAATTGCTATATGGTAAATTACAAACTCTTTGTCCCGATTTTGCGTTCAGTCTGAtgaaacaattaattatttgttttgggACTGAGCTTACTATAAAGTGTTTTGGGTTGACTTTTCcaatttagttaaaaaatatttatttccaaactttttttcttttttggttacTCTTTGAAATTAGACCCATCTGACTGTAGATTTATTATTAACCTATTACTCaattttacattcataaatgtacattttcaaagaaaacaatggCGTTACACCTGCTCAGAAAATATGCATGCCTCGTTTTCAATTTTAGCATTCATAATCATATAGTCTTTTCTTTTAGATAATGGACAATAACAACAAATGTCTACGAGTTACACATAAATTCCTTTATTGTCTCTCTCAGAAGGCACACAGTTGAACACAGCCAGCTTTCGCATATTTAGTCCACAAACACGGAAACCAACCTAAACAGAGATGATGATTGGTGGTGAATAGTATTAACAATAATAgtataaaagtacaaaacataACAGAAGTCTTGCTCctgatttgtaaaaataaataatttggacaattataatcaataataaccataataataaccatatcaataaatagtaaatactgTATCAAAATCCTAAAAAAGAGGGAGGGAAAGGAAAGTAATGTTGTTATTGTAACATATTGATAGAGCACTGGacttatatattatagaaaacaatattatatgtatacacTTATTGTATATACCAGTTTACATTCGGCAGCATGTATGTACAAATTTACAGTACCAAAGTATCACAATACATAGTATTTTAAGGCTTAGGTTGTCTTTTTCTTATGTTGCTTAAAAAAGTGTTCCTGAACCAGAGAACCAACCATAAAAAGTCAATATAAACCCCAATATgctgtgcaaaaaataaaaacaacaacaaaaaagaaagacaagcaAAGTTCAGATCAGTGCTAGTTCTCTCTCATTCAGCACTGACATACATTACACTCCCAAAATATTGCTACATCTATGGCAGAGTATTGTAGCCTAAATAGGGCCTTTCGCATCGCTTTAGTTCCAGAACTACCGAGACGATTCTGCACAAAGTATTTCCCAGTGCAATTTAAAAGAGCTGCATTCGCAGCAGCAGTGGGTGCTGAGAAGTGACGGAAGCAAATCGTCAGCAACCTCATTTGTCCGGCCGttcatcaataaaaaaatacagaataacaGCTTTAACAACAGGAGGAtggagaatgttgtgatcgaagctgtctttttttttttttgcataatatttgttttgatttcattttaatgcggTTGCTCTTGTATGTTTGTATACAAAATTTgtaaaacccccccaaaaatgTAGACCCTACTCCAGCCGTAGTTCCTGGAACTAAAATCGTTTCTAGTTCCTGCGGTGCGAATACGCCAAAAAGTGGGTAGTATCACAATTAGTTTGGGTGCTGCAGTGCGAAAGGCCCTAATAACAGCGAGAAAGAATTCTAATTGTATGAAAATACAATCggtttacagtttttctcaattgctttggctcAGTTCTctattttttcaaaacagtaaGTTCAGATCTCTGAACAATTAGCTTCTTGTTCACATCAGATTGATTTGAGCAAATTGCAAATGCTTTGGAAGATGTGTGCAAACAGTACAATCGTCGACTCAAAACCGTCAAACTCTTCAAAACtactttttcattgtgtaagcCGTCACATTCAAAACGATCCATTCGATTATGAAAGTTAGTATGCACGCACGTATTCAACCATTTAACCAATCAAGTTTAGGAGGATATACATATATGCTACGTATATGTAGATTGCCCACAGCACAATCGCTACCGTTTGTAATACcttcatgcaaaatatatgcattttataaatataaatactctTTTTATGTCTTTACTCTTGTTAAcatcagatttttctttttataaaaccTCAGTTTCCATGGTTGAAAACCGTTTGTcatgctgaaaaaataactaaacactTTGACCAGTGTGGCTCAATAGCAAAAgtactttatattttggtggCCTCGGCCAAATTACTCACAAGATAACTTGAttttgaagcatgaatgaaATGTATTGGGTGAGTAACTACATTTTGCAGACATGTCCTGATCTTCCAGCAAGCAGTTGTGACATTTACACTCGCTGTTTAGACAACGTTAAGACTCGAAAAGTATCGAAAAATGCGCtaaagcaattgagaaaaactgtaacaaGAGACTAGAAATGGAACTGTCGTACATGTAATATCGTGTGTGTTACAGGAGAAGCTGATGAATAAAGGAAAATAAGAAAGAGTACATTTTTACTTCTTGACTTGCAAATGAAAGAGTGTTGACACGTTTATcaagaaatcaaataaataatataatcaaataaataactagtcaataaataaataaatacataaataacaaatagttctggaaaatgaatttgtataaaaaaaaaaaaaaaaaaggaaaagacaaaGGAAGGTTTAAGGTTAAATGCAGCGTCAGAAGCAGGATGTCGACTGGAGTGCACTGGTATTTTCAGATCGGACTCCTTCACTGATCAGGCTTCAGACCGCAACAGGGATGGACTGGGactaaaaacaaatcagtcTGGGCTGTACACGGCCCATCACAACCCACCACAGCATCACACATAGTGCTCagggattttttaaaatgttgaacatGGCGTCAGATTGTTTAACCTGCCCCTTTATATGACTGTTTATCATTATACATGCTGGATGCAGAACTGTATTAGGCACAGATACTCTCATTATTATGATTTGGAAGCGGCTGGAGCAAGACTGAACAAGGATAGGCTGTGAATGGGCACTGGAGAACAAGCTGACCTACCCTCCTTTTACTCAGATCTTCCAGTCTGACAATATCAAAACTATTATATCGTATATTGGCCCAACCCACTGGGAATGGCCAGTCCATCCCTGGACTGTAATAATGATCGAGTCCCGGCCATTTTTGCTGTAGTGTAAAAAGGGGACAGTTTACCGCTcgtagtgttttttttgcacgATGCCTCTGAGGTTTCTCATGCTGGTAATCTGGATTTGAGGGTAAGGAACACTCGTGAGGCCCAGTCACAGAAGAGCCTGAACTGCTGCAGGAGTTCCTGAGAGGACTGAACCACCTCCCAGTGGAAAGCGGGATTAGGTGGGAGTGACGGAGAGGGAATGGGGATCCGGGTAGCCTCTGCTCGGTTCatctaaaattgaaaaattgaaAATCATAATCATGAATCCACCGATTATACATCCATGTAACTAGAAATGATCTCTGTACATATGCATCCAATAGACTTGAATGAAcctatgtattttaatacaaatatatatatatatatatatatatatatatatatatatatatatatatatatatatatatatatatatatatatataattcaaaaggTTTGGGTTCAGTGAGATTTTAtgtttaaagttaattaatgtttttttgagtctcttatgttcaccagggctgcatttaagttaaaactataatattgcgaaatgtgttttctctttaaatatatataaaaaatgatttattcctatgatggcaaaactgatttttcagcagctcttcaatgatccttcagaaatcatcataatatgctgattaggtGCAAacgaaacatttcttattataaatgtgaaaaccagttgtgctgcttaatgttttttggaAAACATTAAACGTTTATTGAACATTGAACagaatgttgaaaaaaaaatgtgcattttggtTGCATTATATACGTCTTTGTTATCAACTTAATTGcatccctgctgaataaaagttcattcttaaaaaagaaacacttactGAGCCCAAcctattgtttttttgcatgttctACATATTTGATACCTGCGTGATGTTATATAAGCAGGGCATGTACCTGACGCTGTAAGGAGTGTATGAGGCTCTTAATGTGGGAGATCATGTCTGTCAGCTTTGGTACGGAGCTGTGCTGCTGCTTGCGTGTTGTTCTGTTCAGCCACTCAAAATGGTGCTCAAAGGACTTTAGGTCCGCATAGAGCTGAGAAAGTGTAGGCTTGAACTGcaagagaggaaaagaaaagaattcaGAACAAAATATTGAGATAAGGTCATGGCAAATAACTACATGGTacaagaaaatagaaaaatgttaaagGGCCGTCCCATCAGCGGTGATAAATAGGTAGATTATGAAAGTAAATGGCAGCATGAAAGCGTGTTTGTCCTCATACACACCTCCAGAGTAGTGAGGTCACTGACTCTGCTGCTGATCGCTGGAAGAGACTTGAACCTGTGGTGATCAATCTCCATGGCAAAAACTGGGTTTTTCTGGAAAGAAAgcacaaacagacaaaacaggcattaattaaaaataaaattaaaaatagaagcACGTAACACAAAAACTCTGGATGAAAAAGTCATGACATTTTCTTCTGGTCACACCTAATTTCCAGATCCCCCTCGCTGAACTCAACAATCAAAACAACAGAGTAACATTTGTCCCGCGAGTGAAACGACTGGCTTCCAGCAGCAGAACCGCCACAGAATTACAGGGAACAGAAGTCACCCAGAGTTCCCCGGGCTTTAACTTCTGAACCCAGACAATAAAAGTTCGTGACCTGAAGCCACAGGATGTTTTCTagaggaagaaaaacaacatatgcAATGACTAAGGAGTTTGAAGTGGAATAGACAACGCTGGGCTGCAGGGAAACTCCAGGGTCAGGAATAAAAAAAGGTGCCGTGACGTACGGGGCCGGTCCATGTCTGGCTGCACTGCCTTCACCTGGCACTAGAGGGAGACAGAAACGAACTCAGGTGTTTCTAAGGTATCTCAAGGGGGGCGACGAGTGACCCTAACTTGCTCTCGCCGGTGTTTAGACAAAATGCCAAGTTCCTAATGTGGCTGCCACGTGAATGGAGCAGAGCCTGTTTACGAGTCATCCGAAGGCTTGTTTGTGAACGCTAATGAGTGCTGATAATGTGACAGGTGTAGTGCGCCCTTTGCGTCTTTGAAGCCCCATTAGAAGAGGAAAACAACATCGCAGACCAATCAGAAGTCGACATGACAAACATAATAGCGTGCTAAAGCCAGCTTTCCGTCAGCACTCTTGCACTGTTTGGAATGATGTGTTTTTTCCTCgatttgttgtagtttttgtgTACTTCTGCTCCCTCGGCTGAATCCATCCATTCCTCTATCTAGGCTCGGCGCTAGCAGCCAAATGATGACACACTCCATCCTATACCTCATCACTCTCCATCCTAGTGGCTCTATCATCGCACACAAACCTTGTTGAGAGTCTCTCATCCAAAGCGCTCTCTGATCTCTTTATCTCCTCAGTCACTTGTCCCGACCCCCCTCCACCCACCCACCCTCTCCGTTTGGATCATGACCTCACTCGACTGATTCTTGTGCCCTCCCTCCTCCTGTCTTCCTGAATGCAAATACGGGAATGTGATAAATCGGAGTGATTTTTATCAGGACACTTTGCTGTGGAGACCGAAAGCTAAACAAGCAGCCCCACACCTACACAGACCACAACTATTTACAACATGCACACTCTCACCGGCACGCACACACGGTCATACAAACATCGCATGTATACACACTCTCACCACCTCACACaagtaacagtaacacattctgtacatacacgcacacatcGGGTTTTATAGCTTTCTTGTGGGGACTTTCCGTCGACTCCCattctatttttctttcctaGGCTTGACCCCTGTAAAGTGGAACTCCGTGCAAgaagaaaagaaaccaaaataaatgcttcatgtcactgaaaaactaacaaaatgtttttcaaagtgCGTCGGGCCCTTTTGTCACCAGTGGGGTCTTTGATAGGGTTCTCCGCCGTAACATCTGGTGCACATACACGAGGCGGCAGACGCAAAACAGCCTTATATAcaacacgcacgcacacaacCAAGTGTTATTGTATCTAATTGAGGCACAGGACTGGAAGAGGTGGCATCTGGTCTTGGGTTTATAAGTGATGGAGTCAGATCAGGTGATTCTCTGTTTTCAAAGGAAGATTAGTTTCTGTTTGGGATGAGTAATTGTTTAATGAGTTAGCAGAACCTTGCACACATAACCTCAAAAATATGACATGAAAGTGACATCTTAAGAGGGCAGAAACTAGACTTCTTCAGGGGAACACACACATGCCAagatattatgaatattatgaatagtgttcattttagtttgtttgtgtatttccATTCGTTTAGTCATGTTATATTGATGTGTCtgctttttaaaaggaaatctAACATTTTTTACTACTGATTCAAGTTCAATTtcatttagttacatttttccTGTAATATTCAttccattatttttattgaccGTTTTCAATAGTTTTAGCTAACAATGACACTGACCCGTGCATTAAATGTCAGTGGGGTCATTGGGCACGTTTACTTTCAATGTATAGGCAAAATAAGCAGTTTTTGTATAGGCAATAAGTCTATGCAGGTTGACGATGACcggattttaatttttgagtgaaatgtTAGTAGCGAGCGCGACGAAGGATCAGGGCCCATACTACGCCATTAAGCCATACATCtgttaacattttctttttacagtggAACTACATAGAAGGCAGCACTGTACTTTTCACCTTTCAGTGCCACGTGCTTCTCTCGCGCTGGTAAACAGGACCTCCGTGTCACCATGGGAACACCGATCTGTTTATGTTTCCGAGGCAGGGAAGGGAGGCCTCGGAGAGGTGAGGGGTGCACTGTGGGTTCAGGACCCTCAAAGTACAGATCTCCATCACATAGCAACCACAAAACCCCAAGTAAAGCCCAAAGCATTGGTCTGAGCGCTGGATACGAGCACAAGGCTTGTTCTGAGCCATACAGATCGTGTTTACCCCCTATCCCGTAGGTTCAGGCTCATTAGTTGCAAGTTTATGAATGTTACATTGCGAGCTTTGATGCAGTCTGGGATGTCGGGTCTGCTGCTGGGCCTGAATCCAGggatctgtgttttttttttagtcagatAGAGGCTACAGTAATGAGCCTTATCTGCTCCCACATGGACTCAAAGCTACCGCAATCTGCTATCTCAGCTCTAATATGAGCCAGCTGAATGAAAAGCCGATCagctgcggtgtgtgtgtgtgcgcgagcgaAAGCGCCAGAGATAAGCCAATTCCTGTCCACAAATCTTTGCAAGGAGCATTACTGCGGCCCAGCTGTTCGGAGGCTCAAGATCAAGATCTGATCGCCATCAGCATCTCTGAGTACAGTGTGAACTTCCTCTCCCGGTGTCACACCAGATCAACTCACCAGTAGATCCTGAGTCAGCTTCAGAAGGTGCCTGGTCTGATTGGTCAGCTTGTCGAAGTCGGTCTGGATCCGCCGGGGGTGGGCAGGGAAGGCAGATGCTAACAGATGAAGTTGAGCCAACAGCAGCGAGAGGAGCAGCGACGAGGAGGAGTCACCCAGCACTACGGAGGAGAGCAAATCATTGATGCACAGCTACAAACAACACTCCTATGTTCGTCCCAAGGATCCCGTGCCGCTCTTACAACGGGACCGTGTTTCCACACGTCCGTAAAGCGCGTCGAGAGGCTCAGCCAGAGGAcacttctttcatctttttggGAGAGGGAATCGCACATGTTGCATCACACTAGAAGAAGAAGCTGTCCTCCGACGCTGCTGCGCGCCCTGAGCGAGTAACACTTGATCCATTATTACTGTCGACATGATAAATGCTTCTCTAATGAACTAACCGCGAGCGCCTCGAGCCGTTATCCTGTCAAACTAACTCTACCCATTATTACCACCATA is part of the Puntigrus tetrazona isolate hp1 chromosome 16, ASM1883169v1, whole genome shotgun sequence genome and encodes:
- the il11a gene encoding uncharacterized protein il11a, coding for MKLLGDSSSSLLLSLLLAQLHLLASAFPAHPRRIQTDFDKLTNQTRHLLKLTQDLLKNPVFAMEIDHHRFKSLPAISSRVSDLTTLEFKPTLSQLYADLKSFEHHFEWLNRTTRKQQHSSVPKLTDMISHIKSLIHSLQRQMNRAEATRIPIPSPSLPPNPAFHWEVVQSSQELLQQFRLFCDWASRVFLTLKSRLPA